One stretch of Paroedura picta isolate Pp20150507F chromosome 13, Ppicta_v3.0, whole genome shotgun sequence DNA includes these proteins:
- the CFAP73 gene encoding cilia- and flagella-associated protein 73 isoform X1, whose amino-acid sequence MGMDVLGRAFATTLAKGQVGRRHGLIGWLSLFSRAATIPEREDDLLPTGCCLLEKRRELAAVEQALLAQKEEFQMKMESLQHRQQELEGKEKQLKEALLKFDKFLKDSDAKRGRALRKAEEEQQEAAKRGDEAEYLQQEIARLLSLKEKLRQRLEAHKPFPEYLQKVVEKAKQFQEIPELISRFQTLIATQAKLAQRELVNREALEEEHARLQKYLEESSNQILRQNNQIAQMQAQLEQAQIRVHEGESVWNRIQNTAAEKTLEVGQIRLAALNLFQMVAKHRKRPAEVAQEDTEAQLEAVKLCMVDLIDMRADLCKGDPPSVPQPELAATPQSEPNKTHPTSRATTSLSTRKTKWTPT is encoded by the exons ATGGGGATGGATGTCCTGGGACGCGCGTTTGCCACGACGCTTGCAAAAGGCCAAGTCGGACGACGGCACGGATTGATCGGCTGGCTGTCGCTCTTCTCCCGAGCAGC GACGATCCCTGAAAGAGAAGATGACCTTTTGCCCACTGGTTGCTGCCTGCTGGAGAAACGGAGAGAGCTAGCAGCGGTGGAACAAGCTCTGCTGGCCCAGAAAGAG GAGTTTCAGATGAAGATGGAGAGCCTGCAGCACCGTCAGCAGGAGCTGGAGGGCAAGGAAAAGCAGCTCAAAGAAGCCCTCTTGAAGTTTGACAAGTTCCTCAAG GACAGCGATGCCAAACGTGGACGGGCCCTGCGAAAAGCCGAGGAAGAGCAGCAGGAAGCGGCCAAGAGAGGAGACGAAGCGGAATACCTCCAACAGGAGATCGCCCGGCTGCTTTCCTTGAAGGAGAAGCTGAGGCAGCGTCTGGAGGCCCACAAGCCCTTTCCTGAATACCTGCAGAAAGTCGTAGAAAAGGCAAAGCAG TTTCAGGAAATCCCGGAGCTGATCAGCCGTTTCCAGACCCTGATTGCCACCCAGGCCAAGCTGGCCCAGAGGGAGCTGGTGAATCGTGAAGCCCTGGAAGAGGAACACGCCCGCCTGCAGAagtacttggaggagagcagcaaCCAAATCTTGCGGCAAAACAACCAGATTGCACAGATGCAGGCGCAGCTGGAACAGGCCCAGATCAGGGTTCACGAAGGG GAGTCCGTCTGGAACAGaatccagaacacagctgccgaGAAGACCTTGGAGGTGGGGCAGATCAGGCTGGCAGCTTTGAACCTCTTCCAGATGGTGGCCAAGCACAGGAAACGGCCGGCCGAGGTGGCCCAAGAGGACACGGAAGCTCAACTGGAGGCG GTCAAGCTGTGTATGGTAGATTTAATCGACATGCGGGCTGATTTATGCAAAGGGGACCCACCCTCAGTTCCTCAGCCTGAGCTGGCAGCCACTCCTCAGTCTGAGCCCAACAAGACACATCCAACATCTAG GGCAACCACGTCACTCTCTACACGAAAGACTAAATGGACACCAACCTAA
- the CFAP73 gene encoding cilia- and flagella-associated protein 73 isoform X2: MATERCAARLRGNGQAGLARLRGERTIPEREDDLLPTGCCLLEKRRELAAVEQALLAQKEEFQMKMESLQHRQQELEGKEKQLKEALLKFDKFLKDSDAKRGRALRKAEEEQQEAAKRGDEAEYLQQEIARLLSLKEKLRQRLEAHKPFPEYLQKVVEKAKQFQEIPELISRFQTLIATQAKLAQRELVNREALEEEHARLQKYLEESSNQILRQNNQIAQMQAQLEQAQIRVHEGESVWNRIQNTAAEKTLEVGQIRLAALNLFQMVAKHRKRPAEVAQEDTEAQLEAVKLCMVDLIDMRADLCKGDPPSVPQPELAATPQSEPNKTHPTSRATTSLSTRKTKWTPT; this comes from the exons ATGGCAACAGAACGTTGTGCTGCTCGTCTCCGTGGCAACGGGCAGGCGGGGCTCGCGCGCCTCCGGGGAGAAAG GACGATCCCTGAAAGAGAAGATGACCTTTTGCCCACTGGTTGCTGCCTGCTGGAGAAACGGAGAGAGCTAGCAGCGGTGGAACAAGCTCTGCTGGCCCAGAAAGAG GAGTTTCAGATGAAGATGGAGAGCCTGCAGCACCGTCAGCAGGAGCTGGAGGGCAAGGAAAAGCAGCTCAAAGAAGCCCTCTTGAAGTTTGACAAGTTCCTCAAG GACAGCGATGCCAAACGTGGACGGGCCCTGCGAAAAGCCGAGGAAGAGCAGCAGGAAGCGGCCAAGAGAGGAGACGAAGCGGAATACCTCCAACAGGAGATCGCCCGGCTGCTTTCCTTGAAGGAGAAGCTGAGGCAGCGTCTGGAGGCCCACAAGCCCTTTCCTGAATACCTGCAGAAAGTCGTAGAAAAGGCAAAGCAG TTTCAGGAAATCCCGGAGCTGATCAGCCGTTTCCAGACCCTGATTGCCACCCAGGCCAAGCTGGCCCAGAGGGAGCTGGTGAATCGTGAAGCCCTGGAAGAGGAACACGCCCGCCTGCAGAagtacttggaggagagcagcaaCCAAATCTTGCGGCAAAACAACCAGATTGCACAGATGCAGGCGCAGCTGGAACAGGCCCAGATCAGGGTTCACGAAGGG GAGTCCGTCTGGAACAGaatccagaacacagctgccgaGAAGACCTTGGAGGTGGGGCAGATCAGGCTGGCAGCTTTGAACCTCTTCCAGATGGTGGCCAAGCACAGGAAACGGCCGGCCGAGGTGGCCCAAGAGGACACGGAAGCTCAACTGGAGGCG GTCAAGCTGTGTATGGTAGATTTAATCGACATGCGGGCTGATTTATGCAAAGGGGACCCACCCTCAGTTCCTCAGCCTGAGCTGGCAGCCACTCCTCAGTCTGAGCCCAACAAGACACATCCAACATCTAG GGCAACCACGTCACTCTCTACACGAAAGACTAAATGGACACCAACCTAA
- the CFAP73 gene encoding cilia- and flagella-associated protein 73 isoform X3 yields the protein MASDLEERVRAAFRDKLLLVTIPEREDDLLPTGCCLLEKRRELAAVEQALLAQKEEFQMKMESLQHRQQELEGKEKQLKEALLKFDKFLKDSDAKRGRALRKAEEEQQEAAKRGDEAEYLQQEIARLLSLKEKLRQRLEAHKPFPEYLQKVVEKAKQFQEIPELISRFQTLIATQAKLAQRELVNREALEEEHARLQKYLEESSNQILRQNNQIAQMQAQLEQAQIRVHEGESVWNRIQNTAAEKTLEVGQIRLAALNLFQMVAKHRKRPAEVAQEDTEAQLEAVKLCMVDLIDMRADLCKGDPPSVPQPELAATPQSEPNKTHPTSRATTSLSTRKTKWTPT from the exons ATGGCGTCGGATTTGGAGGAAAGAGTGCGGGCGGCTTTCCGCGACAAACTGCTGCTGGT GACGATCCCTGAAAGAGAAGATGACCTTTTGCCCACTGGTTGCTGCCTGCTGGAGAAACGGAGAGAGCTAGCAGCGGTGGAACAAGCTCTGCTGGCCCAGAAAGAG GAGTTTCAGATGAAGATGGAGAGCCTGCAGCACCGTCAGCAGGAGCTGGAGGGCAAGGAAAAGCAGCTCAAAGAAGCCCTCTTGAAGTTTGACAAGTTCCTCAAG GACAGCGATGCCAAACGTGGACGGGCCCTGCGAAAAGCCGAGGAAGAGCAGCAGGAAGCGGCCAAGAGAGGAGACGAAGCGGAATACCTCCAACAGGAGATCGCCCGGCTGCTTTCCTTGAAGGAGAAGCTGAGGCAGCGTCTGGAGGCCCACAAGCCCTTTCCTGAATACCTGCAGAAAGTCGTAGAAAAGGCAAAGCAG TTTCAGGAAATCCCGGAGCTGATCAGCCGTTTCCAGACCCTGATTGCCACCCAGGCCAAGCTGGCCCAGAGGGAGCTGGTGAATCGTGAAGCCCTGGAAGAGGAACACGCCCGCCTGCAGAagtacttggaggagagcagcaaCCAAATCTTGCGGCAAAACAACCAGATTGCACAGATGCAGGCGCAGCTGGAACAGGCCCAGATCAGGGTTCACGAAGGG GAGTCCGTCTGGAACAGaatccagaacacagctgccgaGAAGACCTTGGAGGTGGGGCAGATCAGGCTGGCAGCTTTGAACCTCTTCCAGATGGTGGCCAAGCACAGGAAACGGCCGGCCGAGGTGGCCCAAGAGGACACGGAAGCTCAACTGGAGGCG GTCAAGCTGTGTATGGTAGATTTAATCGACATGCGGGCTGATTTATGCAAAGGGGACCCACCCTCAGTTCCTCAGCCTGAGCTGGCAGCCACTCCTCAGTCTGAGCCCAACAAGACACATCCAACATCTAG GGCAACCACGTCACTCTCTACACGAAAGACTAAATGGACACCAACCTAA
- the CFAP73 gene encoding cilia- and flagella-associated protein 73 isoform X4, protein MGMDVLGRAFATTLAKGQVGRRHGLIGWLSLFSRAATIPEREDDLLPTGCCLLEKRRELAAVEQALLAQKEDSDAKRGRALRKAEEEQQEAAKRGDEAEYLQQEIARLLSLKEKLRQRLEAHKPFPEYLQKVVEKAKQFQEIPELISRFQTLIATQAKLAQRELVNREALEEEHARLQKYLEESSNQILRQNNQIAQMQAQLEQAQIRVHEGESVWNRIQNTAAEKTLEVGQIRLAALNLFQMVAKHRKRPAEVAQEDTEAQLEAVKLCMVDLIDMRADLCKGDPPSVPQPELAATPQSEPNKTHPTSRATTSLSTRKTKWTPT, encoded by the exons ATGGGGATGGATGTCCTGGGACGCGCGTTTGCCACGACGCTTGCAAAAGGCCAAGTCGGACGACGGCACGGATTGATCGGCTGGCTGTCGCTCTTCTCCCGAGCAGC GACGATCCCTGAAAGAGAAGATGACCTTTTGCCCACTGGTTGCTGCCTGCTGGAGAAACGGAGAGAGCTAGCAGCGGTGGAACAAGCTCTGCTGGCCCAGAAAGAG GACAGCGATGCCAAACGTGGACGGGCCCTGCGAAAAGCCGAGGAAGAGCAGCAGGAAGCGGCCAAGAGAGGAGACGAAGCGGAATACCTCCAACAGGAGATCGCCCGGCTGCTTTCCTTGAAGGAGAAGCTGAGGCAGCGTCTGGAGGCCCACAAGCCCTTTCCTGAATACCTGCAGAAAGTCGTAGAAAAGGCAAAGCAG TTTCAGGAAATCCCGGAGCTGATCAGCCGTTTCCAGACCCTGATTGCCACCCAGGCCAAGCTGGCCCAGAGGGAGCTGGTGAATCGTGAAGCCCTGGAAGAGGAACACGCCCGCCTGCAGAagtacttggaggagagcagcaaCCAAATCTTGCGGCAAAACAACCAGATTGCACAGATGCAGGCGCAGCTGGAACAGGCCCAGATCAGGGTTCACGAAGGG GAGTCCGTCTGGAACAGaatccagaacacagctgccgaGAAGACCTTGGAGGTGGGGCAGATCAGGCTGGCAGCTTTGAACCTCTTCCAGATGGTGGCCAAGCACAGGAAACGGCCGGCCGAGGTGGCCCAAGAGGACACGGAAGCTCAACTGGAGGCG GTCAAGCTGTGTATGGTAGATTTAATCGACATGCGGGCTGATTTATGCAAAGGGGACCCACCCTCAGTTCCTCAGCCTGAGCTGGCAGCCACTCCTCAGTCTGAGCCCAACAAGACACATCCAACATCTAG GGCAACCACGTCACTCTCTACACGAAAGACTAAATGGACACCAACCTAA
- the CFAP73 gene encoding cilia- and flagella-associated protein 73 isoform X5 — protein MASDLEERVRAAFRDKLLLVTIPEREDDLLPTGCCLLEKRRELAAVEQALLAQKEDSDAKRGRALRKAEEEQQEAAKRGDEAEYLQQEIARLLSLKEKLRQRLEAHKPFPEYLQKVVEKAKQFQEIPELISRFQTLIATQAKLAQRELVNREALEEEHARLQKYLEESSNQILRQNNQIAQMQAQLEQAQIRVHEGESVWNRIQNTAAEKTLEVGQIRLAALNLFQMVAKHRKRPAEVAQEDTEAQLEAVKLCMVDLIDMRADLCKGDPPSVPQPELAATPQSEPNKTHPTSRATTSLSTRKTKWTPT, from the exons ATGGCGTCGGATTTGGAGGAAAGAGTGCGGGCGGCTTTCCGCGACAAACTGCTGCTGGT GACGATCCCTGAAAGAGAAGATGACCTTTTGCCCACTGGTTGCTGCCTGCTGGAGAAACGGAGAGAGCTAGCAGCGGTGGAACAAGCTCTGCTGGCCCAGAAAGAG GACAGCGATGCCAAACGTGGACGGGCCCTGCGAAAAGCCGAGGAAGAGCAGCAGGAAGCGGCCAAGAGAGGAGACGAAGCGGAATACCTCCAACAGGAGATCGCCCGGCTGCTTTCCTTGAAGGAGAAGCTGAGGCAGCGTCTGGAGGCCCACAAGCCCTTTCCTGAATACCTGCAGAAAGTCGTAGAAAAGGCAAAGCAG TTTCAGGAAATCCCGGAGCTGATCAGCCGTTTCCAGACCCTGATTGCCACCCAGGCCAAGCTGGCCCAGAGGGAGCTGGTGAATCGTGAAGCCCTGGAAGAGGAACACGCCCGCCTGCAGAagtacttggaggagagcagcaaCCAAATCTTGCGGCAAAACAACCAGATTGCACAGATGCAGGCGCAGCTGGAACAGGCCCAGATCAGGGTTCACGAAGGG GAGTCCGTCTGGAACAGaatccagaacacagctgccgaGAAGACCTTGGAGGTGGGGCAGATCAGGCTGGCAGCTTTGAACCTCTTCCAGATGGTGGCCAAGCACAGGAAACGGCCGGCCGAGGTGGCCCAAGAGGACACGGAAGCTCAACTGGAGGCG GTCAAGCTGTGTATGGTAGATTTAATCGACATGCGGGCTGATTTATGCAAAGGGGACCCACCCTCAGTTCCTCAGCCTGAGCTGGCAGCCACTCCTCAGTCTGAGCCCAACAAGACACATCCAACATCTAG GGCAACCACGTCACTCTCTACACGAAAGACTAAATGGACACCAACCTAA